The genomic interval GAGTCCGAATGGCCCCGAGACAAAGATCTGAGGAGCCTGGAAGATGGACTGTCCTGTTTGATCATGGACTTTCCAGTTGATTTAGGCTGGACCATTCAGAGGGAAGCGAGGAGTTGGCGACCTGTTGGTATCCAGTTGTGGAGGGGGAGACAGAGGATGGTGTGCTCTCTGGCACATATTTATAAGCTTCCTTTTTACCTaggcctgccccccccccccccgcttctGAAGGAGCCACTGGGTGTCTCTAGCTATGCAGAgtccctttcttctcccactcCAGGGCTCTATACTGTAATCCCTCGGATTAGTCCCCTTCAAGGGGGCAGGAGAAGCCATCCCCAGTCATCATTCCCATTCCCATAATGCCTGTTGCTGCTTAAGCTGTCTCTTCCTCAAGCCCTCTGAAGAGCAGGTTCTCTGCAGAGGCAAAGCTGTACGCAGCTTGGTCTCCGCAGGAGGGACCTTGCAAGCAGCAGTTTGCTTGCCAATGGGAAAGAGAGGGGGTTTGGGAGTGAAACCCCACAGGGACAGCAGTCTGCAGGCTGAGCTGTGAAGCAGCTAGATCAAGTTTAGCTGCATTCCTCACTCCTCCAGCTATTACCAGGAGCTCACCCAGCTTGGAAGCAGCTGCAAAGATGAAGGTGCTTGAAGTGAACCAGGATGAAGCGGAGGTGAAGCGAGTGAGGGAAGCACAGTGCCATGTCTGTATGTTGCAGCACTGTGTCAGGAAGTGAAGGGTGGGCAGAGAGGGGGtgcagtgtgtgcatgtgcattgTGTGCATGCTGGGAGTGTCACCCTGGTGGTGGGACGTGCAGGAAATCACTTAGACTGAGAACTTACTTGCTATAGGATGCTGTTATTGGAGGAGAGGGGCTATATGCAAATATCTATATATCCATTTAGTGACAGCCATTGTTGAGTGGCAGAAGGAACCTACTGCTGTTTGGTGCTGAATTTCATAGGAGAAGAAGCAGCTCTCCGATCCAGTGCCTTGTTCTTATTCAACTAAAGGCCTCCCTTGTGCCCTAGGTTTTAGTGGTGGGCTGAATGGATGATGTTCTAAGACATGGCTACATGGGGGCCAAGTCCCATTCCTTGAAACCAGCCTATCAGTCTTTTGAAGAGGTGGCCAGGACTAGGCTAGAAATCTAGAACAATTGCTCTTAAAGCTGCCTGTAAGCTGACAAAGAGGGTAGTGACCTACCTAAAGCAACGAGGAGGAGCACATTGCAGGGGAGAGTACTGAGACCAattgctgcagcagctcagttGTGGGTGTGAGTTGCACCACAGGGaagtgccctgctgtgttgcAGGAGGACTCAAGCTTGGCCAAGACAGTGAGCACACAGAAGATTTGTTCTTGTCCCACCTAACTTTGATTAAGCCAGCAAAGCATGATAACCGAAGCTGGGCTGAGTACCTGCCAGAGGGTGGTGACAAGTTTAATCCAGTTCATGCTCACTGCAGTGAGATGATCTGTCATGGATGTGAAATTTGCCCTAGATTCTCCCCTCTTTGGGCAATGCTAGAGAGCAGAGCTCCTACCCCTCCTGCTGCAAACCTGTCTCCCTAACTTTATCCCATAGCCccacagctctctgcagagagttcagttccctcccttcccatcccttcttttcctccaagcTAAGAACCGGTCTGACTTAACTAATAGCATCCGGGAACTGACCTGGTTTCTCCTTCTAGGCAGGGACCCAACTTACTAGACATTGTTCCAAGTGGAAGGCAACATGACCCATGCGCAGGAGCAATTCACAATGGCAGTTTTGCTGTAACAAATCATCTCTCTTTTTACggtaaaaaaaacaacagcctctcttgttttttttatatatatatattttatatatatataaaaatataactaaTTTGTAGGGGAGTGATTTTTTCtcctaatattttttaaataattcttttttttctatctataaATACTTGTACAGTTGGAATATTAATATATAACTCAGGCTGCAGAACTCAGCGCCAGATGATGTTCACttaaaaaaacatgtattttgtatttaagggtcttctttcttgttttgtatcATATGCAATTGCAACAGATTGACTTGGAATGGGGCTGCTCTTCCCATCCATGTAATTAATAAAGTACTAACGATATCTGCTGGCTGATGAGGCAACCTTCATGGTTAGTGACTGCTGCTGTCTGATTCCTTCCAACCCAGAAACATTGCAGAATAGAGTAAATGTACTTTTTTGTGGTGCTGTAGGGTGGTTAGCTAAAGCCATCTGGCCACATGTCTTTCTTTAGTGTTGCAGAATAAGCCCAAGGAAGCAATTTGACAGCAACTATAAAGCATAATGCAAAACAGGAGATGTGCCTTCCAGAAGGAtccaagcagcagcagactTGGAAAGTGGGTGGGACACTTGCCTGGTGCTGCCCAGCAGTAGGAATACACATCTTCCGCCATCCCTGGAGCCAGCAGGGACTCCTGTGGGTACGGAAGGTCTGCCCACACACGTTATTCCACCAGTCATATGCAGGATGGAGGCAGGACTGGgctcttctctttcttacttACTGCCCAGCTCAGCAGTATGCACAACAGAAGCCACCAAGCAGAGGGACTTAACAAGAAGCTCAAGCATGGCCTTACCTGTGGCTCCATGTGGCTTTACAACACTGCAAATGTCCTCTGCaagcagggaggcaggaggcagacAACAGCTAACCTGCTTCAGGTTTTTGCCTCCTCCTCAgcaaagagagggggaaaaaatatcttcagtatATTCCCAATTGCCATACTTGCTGGTAATAGGGACTTTCTCCTGAGGCTCTCAACCCCTTGCAACAACTCTTCCCCTTGAAGGGACGCACAGTTCTTCCCAGGCCCATTGCAGCAGCTGTCCATGCACCAGGTTGCTAGGTTAAAGACACCAAGAGCTGCAGAAACCACGCAAGAGGGAAAGGAATACAGCCCTTATCTGCACACCTTCTTCAGTAACTACCTCATGAGTCATTGCTGCTGTACCTCGGCTCGATGCCTCCCACCTGGAAAAGGACTGTTTGAGATGAAGATGAGATGCTGAAGGAGAGACGCTGTTGCTTTCCAAAGTAGTGGTGGTAAGTAAAGCCAGTCAGCGTGCCCCTGGGGTGGGACAGTTGTGGTCTGGAGAGCCCTGTACATCCTTGTGTTGCTGGCTTGCTGCTGGTGGTCAGGCACTGCTGGCCTGTGTCATCACCAGGGTAAAACTCTTCCGGGACTCCTGCAGCACCAACTGCTTTGTCTGCAAACGTCCCTTTATCTTTTCCTGGAAGGAGGTGGTAGTGATGGTGTAGAGGATGGGATTCAGGGCACTGTTGATGGGCAGGATGAAAATGACCACCCAAGAGGTGATGGTGCCTGTTCCAACAAGAAAGCGATGTTAGGAAGCGCGGTGGGtggctgcctcctgctcagGAATAACTCTCCCAGCTGCTTTACAGCCGATGCAGTGAAGTGGGGCTGCTCTCCTGAGGCTTGCAGCCTCAGAGGCTGGCCACTCAAGGGAAGTCACAAACGCCGCTATATGGAGAGAGCCAGGGCCCCAGGGCTTGGCGTAGGGAACCGATAACGCTCGCTGTCACCCCTCAGAGCCCACGTGTGAGTAGAGGTCCAAATTCAGTAGCACTTATGTCAAGTGGCCTGGCTCCCAACCCAGGGACTtgtggcaggcagcagccagccaAGCACTGGGCTCTACTTCAAGGCCTTCCCTGGTGTGGGGGTCACCTGGTATTTCCACCTGCAGCAGGGAAAGCAGCTTGAGGAGAAAGATGGGTATCCAGCAGAGAGCATCAGTGAATACAATGAAGAAGAACCGTTTTGCAATGGCAACTTCCCGGGAGCAGACacttctttctgcagttttggATGCAGTGATGTGGATGGAGTAAAACATGCTGGTGTAGGCAAAGACTATGGTGATGAATGCCACGAGATTCAAACCTGGCGAGGAAAAAGCCGTGTTCTGAGCACGTCTGAAGTGTAAAGCATGCACGCTCTTACCAGCTATGTTCCTGGGAGTATCCAGGGCTATTCCCACTTTCTGTCACTAGAGGGGGGCAGAGACAGCTCAGCTACTGCAGCTGGTCTGAAATCAGGCACAGTACTGCCCCAACGCAGCAATGCTCATGTGCTGTGGCCAGGCAGGTGGCTGAGGGACAACACACAGCACCTGGGCTGGCATGAGGAGCCTCACTGGCCTGCCACCCCTTGCACAAGGAGTATGTCTGGCTGTTGTCTTGCGTGTCTCCTCCTCACCCTGTGTCTCCATCTCCTGCCCCGGTGCATCGCACACTACAGTGGTGCCTGAGCCCTGTTGTGTTGGCACCATCAGCGTGGCCTGGgaagcagggcagagctggcacCCTCAGTCTGCAGAGGGGAGCCGGCAGGACAGAGGCCCAGACACGTGACTGTGCTGGGGTCCCAGCAGGACTGCAGGAACCTTCAAAGTCAGTAACACAAACTGACTCTTGTTGCTGGAAGGGAAGGGGATGGTGAGACTGTCTGGGGTGGTACTGGCAGGACTGAGAAACCCCGCTCCCACCAGGGAAGCCCATTCTGCCCTACAGTGTCACTGTCCCCAGTTGCCGAGTCCCAGGTCCAGAGGCAGCCTTACCCAGGTAGATCCCGGTGGAGTAGCCCCTGGCGCTGGGCCTCTCGCTCGCGTCAGACTGCAGCGGGAAACACACGCCATTCCTCCCATAGTAGTTTCCAAAGGAGTCCTTGCACCACAAGGGGATGATGCTGAGGGAGAAGCCCAGGAGCCAGATCATTACCAGCATAGAGATGGTCTGTTTCTTGCCAGCTCTGTAGTGGCTGAACGGGAAAACAATGGAGAAGTATTTCTCCAGGGTCACATATGCCAGCAGCAAGACTGACACCTCAGAGGACAGCATGGCCAGGCTGCCCACAAGCTGGCACTGGAGGCTGGCCATCCACACCTGGGCGTGCTTGTTGTATTCGCCCGAGTACTTGAGGTCAAAGGCTCCAATGACGAAAAGATAGACGCCCATGAGGCAGTCTGCACCTGGGATGGAGGCAAGgtacaataagaaaaaaaaaaaaaaagaaaaagcaccagTGTCCAAATTCAACCTTTTGTGTTAGTGCCATGGCCATAAAGCCATCATAGAGCTGTTGGGAGAAGATGGATAACCTTTGTctttacatatacatacatacacacacacatatatatacatatatacatacatatatatatatatacatatgtatgtatctatAAAGCGTTGGCTGCGGATGCCACTGGTATCTGTAAGCATGGCCCTGAAGGCAGGCGCCCACATGCACATACAAATAGCAATAAACACACGTGACcttagcaaaaaaagaaaaaaaaaaaaaacagcaaaggggCCCTAGATGGATTTGGAGGGAATGATATGAGCTAGCCAGCCATGTCAGTCCTTGTCCTGGGAAAAGGGTGGCCTAGTGGGGCAGGCTGGTGTGTGCTGGACAGCACATCTTCACCCATTCCTGCGTGTGTCCCTCTGGCCAGTTCCCATCCCGCCAGCTCCCAACTCACAGCACAGGGACTTGATGGCCATGGTGTGCTGGCTGTTCTCTGTGATGACGAAGGACCGCATGCAGATGACAAAGAGGTTCCCGAAGCAAGTTATGCAGGCGATGACCCAGACGAAGACCCGCAGGATGATGTTGGCGAGGAGGTTCTCGAACGAGGAGATGCCGTCTGTGTTGGGCTTGCAGCTGCGCACGTGGGGCACATAGCTGCAGTACTGGAACTTCTTGAAGTAGCTGCCAGGGAGGAAGGTTTcactgctgcagggctgcagccaggaGAGGGCACCCAGGGCTGTGGCTGGGCCCAGGTACAGCCCCGGGCCGCCACAGCTCTGTGGGGAAGGGCCAGCTGAACTAGCCAAAAGCCTGGTGCCTTGCAAAGCCTGGGGGTGACGTGAAGGTTAAAGGGAGCAGGAACGCAGAGAAccccgcggggcgcggaggACGCGGGGGAGAGCCCAGCCCCGTGCCCCTCGAGCCCCGTCTGCAGTAACGTCCCCGAGGACGGGGGGGGCTTTGCACCGGACACAGCGACTGGTTTCAGACACCAATTCAGCAACACCCTGAAGCAATTGCAAAGCAGGCAGGAGGCACCCCAACGCCTGCTTTCTTCAGTCAAGTACAGCACAGCAATGCACTTAGATCTGCCGCTGTTCAGCGCTCTCAACTAATAAATGCAAGGGTGTTTCCCTCTGACCTGTGATTAccacaaaaaacatttcaaaatcaatCCATTTTTTCAAACCTTTCAAGTTCCATTAGCAGGaactcacatttttttccctgcacaTTGCTTTAGATTAATCTTTTCAAGCCTCATAAAAGCAATCCCATATAAGCTTAGCAAAACTCTACATTAGAAAATGACTAAAAAACTGCATTGCAAGGCTCATTTCTGCTTAATTATAGATAAAAGGGGAGAAAATGATTACTTATTAGCAAGTCATGTAGAAAATGTACCATATTTATAATCCAAACAGACCAATTACAGAGGGGAAGATGTACAGTCATCTTCCATTACAGGTACTCTAAAACGTGCATCTGGAGAaaattagtgattttttttctccattgcaaAGAAAAGCCGAAGCACTTGCAGCTGGCTCCCTGGCTGCATTTTCGTCGTGCCGGTGACGCCTGTCCAGCCTGTCTCTCTACACATCACTAGTGCTCTTAGGTCGTTGTCTCCGAGCACAAGCAAAAGGACTTCTAACGGGATTACTTAACCGTGGCTTTCAGCACTCCACTTAGTGCCTATGCAGGCCTTTGCCTGCAACAATCTACCTTTTCCAAATCACCTATGTAACATCCCTGTTCAAAAACACAGGTCGTTCTTTACTGCACAAACGCATCTGGATGGAGTGTTTATGGCTCTGCAAACTTTTCTCTTAGCATAGGTTAAATGTTTCTTATTGCTCTAAACAAGTCCTAGCTGAGTAAGGACCTTTTCCCAGGGAATGATTTAAGCATCACGGACAGACGTATGAATGGACAGAGCCCATGTCCCTCCCTTGCCCTCCACATTGCCCGGCATGGAGGAAGCGCCCAGGAGAGCGGCCAGCACCCGGGCCAGCACTCACATGTGGGAGAGGTTGGTGAGCTTCTGCAAGGTCACGTTGTGGATGTTGGGGATCTCCAGCCCTTCCAAGCTCCTGCAGAATGAGACCAGCGTGCTGGAGACTGAACCGCGCCGGAGGCCCCGGAGCAGGAGGATGCGGCAGGCAGCTCGGCCGGGGCAGAGCCTAGGGCGAGGGACGGACGTGGTGGCACGCACAGGGACCGCAGCTGGGGCAGGCTTTCAAACTGGCCGGGGAAGATCTGTTTCAAGGGGTTGTAGGAAATATTCCTGAAAAAGAGATGCGGCTTTcgtatttttttcccatccaGAAGCTGCCACAGCAGTGGAAAGCGGGGGCAGAGGGATGACCTTCCCGCTCTCGCCTTAGCTCTGGGATGGGTtggagcagggctgccagcttTGCCCATGTACTCACAGCTGCTGGAGGCCCACCAGGCCCTGGAATAAGGATGGTGGCAGCTCACCCAGGCTGTTGGCCGAGAGGTCTCTGCATGGAGGAAAGTGGTGCTGGAGGGGGGCTGGGAGACCCTGGGCTGGGTGCGGTCCCCATCCTGCCTGTCCCCAGCAGCAAGGGTCATGCTGGGGGAGATGACAGTCAGAAACTTACAGCTCCACCAGCCTGTTCAGCTTAGAGAACGTCCTGTCCTGGATCCACCTGATCTTGTTCCTGCGCAGAATCCTGGGGGATAGGAGAGCAAGATGCCGTGGGAAAGCGGCCCGGCAGGGCTTGGTGCTGCCACACCAGGAAGGAGGCGTGGGCACCGCAGCGGCTCGTGCGAGGGATGCAACCCCATCCCGGCCCCGTGCTGCCCACTGGGGCCAGCACCCGCTGCCCGAGACAGGCTGGGCCCGTGCAACGCCCCGGCTCAGAGAAGGACCCATCAGACGCACAAAAGACGACCGGAGCCGAGAGAACTGCTCCGGCGCAAGCCCCGGTGCGGCGCTCCAGGACGGAGAGGCGGAGCGCTGCGGGCGCGAGAGCCGCCGTGCCCGGCGCCCGGTACTCACAGCACCGTGAAGTGGCGGCACTCCTGGAACGCGGCCCTGCGCACCGCCCGGATCCCGTTGCCCTCCAGCTCCCTGTGGACGAGGCGGTCACGGCTGCGGCCTCCTGCCCGCGCTGGAGCGCCAGCCCCAGGTGGCTCGGCACAGCACGGcgcggcacagcacggcacggcacggcagtACTCACAGCCAGCTGAGCTTGGGCACCTCCGCGCACAGGGAGGCGCTCGGCATCCTTGTCAGCGAGTTGTTCAGCATGTACCTGGTGGGGAGCAAAGACACGGGTGAGAGCAaggcatggcacggcacggcacacTTGCACGGGACACAAGTGACTCCGGGCTGGTCCTCAGGCACCGCTGGCTGCAAAGCCGCCCGGGGCTGCGCTGAGCAGGCACTGACGGTGTGCGTGCAGGTACACATGggtgtgcacacgtgtgtgtgtgccctCATGCACGCACACATGATTGTTCTGCTCTAATGGCCAAAACTTCTCCTCCGCATCCAGCCTGCTGCCAAAGTTTCCCACCTGTGTTCTGGACAGTGCAGAAGCTGTTAAAATCATACAGCAACTGTGAAGTTGTTTTTGCAGTGGTTGGAGCAAAGTCTCTGCCCCAGGCTTCCGCCTCGGAAATGGCCGGACCCCAAAAGTGCCCTTGGCTGGAGCCCACCCGGAGCAGACGCTGCGGCACAAGCGCCAGCGCTTCGGGAACGCGCGAGCCCTGCTCAGCGCTGGCACGTGGGAGGAAGCGCACCGGGGCGTCGCGTGGGCAAGACCCCCGCGAGCCGCCCGTCTTCGCCCGTGGCCGGAGCGGCGGAAGCGGTCCCGACCGTGGGGCGCGAGCAGAGCCAGCGAGCGCCCATGGAtggcaccgccgccgccgggcccccgcgccgccgccgggcccccgccgcaCTCACAGGAAGTAGAGCGATCGCAGCCCCGCGAAGGCGGCTGGGGCCACCTGGGCGATCCGGTTGTTGTCCAGCAtcctgcagggagagggggaaggggaaggggccGAGCAGGGCTGAGCcggcggcacggcgcggcaccCCTGCTGCACCCCCCCGGGCTCCTCCGCCCTGGGGCTCCGCGGGGTCGCGGCTCGCGGGCTGCCACGCGACGACGGCAAATGCCCACGGGGGCCGGGggagcccggggccgcgctcggctcCACGGCAGCTCTCCAGCCCCTCTGCGCTGCAGACCCCCTGCGAGCTGCTCGTCGCCCTCGTTGACTTCAGGGGCTCGTTAGAGGATCTCGGGGCGAGCAACAAGGAGGAAACGCCGAGGGGCGGCACGCCGCCCCGGGTGCCTACGCCGCTCCTCCCGACCCGCGGAGAAGCCCCCCGTAAAGCGGCCGCTGCGGTTCCCGTGCCGCCCCCAGCCCGCGGATGGGGAGAACGGATGCTGCAGCTTCCTTGTCGTTTCCCCCGTTGGAGCTGAGCCCAGCGGCGTGTGGCACACGCGTGTGTGCGTACTCGTGAGTGTGCACACGCACACGTGCGAgatgctgctctccagcagcgcCGTGACACCGGGCACCCAGCGGCTGCTACCAGGGCAGAGCGAGCGCTCGGCCGCCGCGGGCTGGCGGGCGGCTCCAGCCGATACCCGGAGCGGGACCCCGGGGCAGTCCGGTGCCCAGCGCGCGCTAGCCCTGGCCCCAGCAGGGAGCCGGGGCCAGACGCATCTTTCCTAAGGCTGCTTGGATCAGACAAAGCAACTCACAGCCACTCGAGGCGACCGAGGTCCTCAAAAACCCGGGGCTTCAGCTGGGCGATCCTGTTGTGGCTGAGGAACCTGAACCGGGGCAGAGGAGCACGGCGATCTTCGGGCGGCGCCGGTTACCCCGCCCGCGCAGGAGCTGCTCTCCCCTGCCCGATCTCGCGGCTAAGGGAACCACCCCCGGAGACGGCCCCGGCGCGAAGCCCGGCTCGGGCCGAGAAACGCGGGAAGGGGAGCAGCAGCCGCGTCTGCGAGAGCGACGGTCTCTTCTCTGCCCCGTTTCACCCCAAACGCGCCTGCCCCCCCTTTTAGGGCATTTGGTACCGGCTCTtgcagaagcaaggaaaagcGGAGGAGAACGGCGTCAAAACCGGGCTCGGGGCAGCTGCGTCAGGAGCCACCTGCACCGAGGAGCGGGGCGCCGCGTCCGCCCCCAGGCTCTCCCCCGGGGCCGCGCAACGCCGAAACCCCTACTTACAGCATTTTAAGATGGAAAAGCCCAGCAAAGGCCTTGGGTGAGATTGACTGGATCTTGTTGTTCTGCAAAAAGCTGTttagaaaacagagcagaaaacagagaagggaGGGTGGTTTCTGCAGGACGGTTCCTGCACGGGCAGCGCCTCCCGCGGCGGGTGCCGCGGTGGGGGGAGGCCGCCCCCGAGCTGCAGCCCCCGCGGAGGTCgctctgcctcctctgcctcGCTCGCTGCAGACGCTCGAGGATCAGGGAGCTGCTTCGAGCTGCTCCCTTCGAGCCGGGGCTGCCGCAGCGGCGCGTTGAGAACCAGCAACGCTTGCAAACGGCGGCTGCTGAGCGCCGGGTCGGGCTCCGGGACAAACCTCAGACCTTGCTGGGGCTCCCATGCCCCGTTCGCCGTGGGCAAGCCCGAAAGCAGCACGACGTGGAGGAAGGCGATACTCACAGTTTCTCCAGGCTCTTGTATGTGGAAAACTGGTTATCCCgcagaaagcaaattttatttttcttcaggtcCCTAGCAGGAAGatagggggagaaaaaaaacacaagctcAGTGACAGCAGGACACAGAGCATAAGAAATTCAGGAGGCCTCCGACAGAAGACGACCTTGAATCCCAAACCGTCCTCTTCCCGCTCGGCCCACGGGTCAGCTGCTGCTCGCGGCACCAGGAGCCGCTCTCCCAGCGCGCCGCAGCGGAGCCGTCCGCGcgctccctccttcccagctctgccttccCCGGGAATGggtgctgcagcccctgccccaccgCCCTGCCACCCCCCAGCTGGGGGCCTGGGGAGGCTCCCGGGCCCTAGTCCCGGGCTGTTtgcggggggccgcggccgggctcaGCAGAGGAGCCGTCGACGCCGACGGGGCTCTTCAGCCCTGGGGGTGCAGGGGCGACTCGTGCAGCCGGAGCACCCGGCACCGCCGTCCGCGCGGCGCGGCCAGCTCCTCGCTGCTGCCCCTTtcggggggcagggggaagggtGCGTTTGCCCGTCGCTACTCACATCTTCGTCACGTTGGAGGAGGCCAGTGGGACGGCGCCGAGGTCCCGCGCCGTGCAGTCCACCGTGCTTCCCCAGCAGCGGCACCGCTCCGGGACGAGCTCCAGCCCTGCGGAGAGGCCAGGGgaggtgctggggaaggggccggcgCGGGAACGCCGCGGTGCTCGGCCGCGGCCGGCCAGGGAGGGACGCGACGGCCCCGGGAGCGCAGGCTTACGGCAGGCGCCCGCCTCCGCGTCCGCCGTCGCTCTGCTGCTCCTCGCGGCCAGCATGTCCCCCAGGATCTGCAGCCAGCCGCTGTCGTCCACTGCGCGGCCCGGCGAGCACAGGTGAGCGCCGGCGGGACGGGGCCCAGCGCCACCCCCGGCCCTTGTCCCCCGCGGGGAAGCTGCCGCTGCTCGGCGCCCAGGAGCAGAGCCCCGGGCAcaggccgcgctgccccggAGCCTCGGCCGCCCGAGCGCGGGTCCGGCCCTGCAGCCGCACCAGGGCGGAGCAGAGCGCCCTCCGGCCCGGCGTCACCTCTCCAGCGCTCCCAGTACGCCACTTTCGTCCCTCTGTTTCTACCGTCCCGCTAAGCCCAGTTTAAGGATCTCCTGAGACAGAGGCGGTGTCCGAACCGCCGAGTTAAGCAGCTCCCCGGCGGTACGAGTTCATCCCGTCCCTCTCCCGCTCGTTTATTCTCCTGGCCGCTGCAGCACCCCGGGCAAAGCCCCTGCGGCAGCGCTCTGCAAAAGGGACCCGCACGGCTCCCTCCCACCCGCCGCCCCCTCCGGCGCCGAGGGGTGGTGCGGGACGGCCGCGGCCTTTCTCCGCAGCCCGGCTCCGGGACGCGGCGGTTTCCCTTCGCCCCAGCCTGGGACGCCCCTCGGCAGCCCCTGCCCGGCTGGCGAGCAGGAGTGTGGCAAGCGCGGCCAGCTGGCGCCAGAGCCGGGACCGCTCGCCGCGGCGGCAGCTTTCCCGGGGCTGTATCCCGGCACCTCTGGGTCCGGGAGGCTTATTAGCTCCCAGGGCACCGATCTTTGCTAGAGGCTGGGTAATTACCGCAGTTTTCTTCGTCAGCGCCGTTGCCGCAGTCCTCCACGCCGTTGCAGTGCAGGGCCTGGGGTAAGCAGGCGGAGAGGTTGCCGCAGGGGAACTGTCCCAGGGGACACGCGCGCCCGTCCGGCCGGGGGCGAAGCGGGGCCGGCTCTGCCGAGGGAACAGGGAGATGCTCAGTGTCGCTGCgtccccgctcccgcccccgccccgggctgCCGCCGAGCACGCGGTCCCCCGTCCACCCAGGTCGCTTCCAGCAGTCCTGACCGAGGTTCTCCAACGAGACACCAAAGACGGTGCCCAGGACGGTGCCCCCGGCATCAGCTGCTTCATTAAAACTAGCCGCTGAGCTGAAGCCCTGACGGGGAGGGAGGCTCCTCTGTGACCGGGTGGAGGTGGCTCTGCAGGGACGGAGGTGGCTCTGGGGACGGAGGTGGCTCCGGGGGAGCAgccagcctgctcctgcccccCAAGGGGGCAGGGGGGACTGGGCTGGGAACCAAAACCCTCGCCTTGGGAACAGTTTTAGCTGGCAAAGCGCCGCCAGGGAGCCGTGGGCAGAGGCAGCTCCTTGCACAGAGCACAAGGCAAACAGCAGAGCGCCGGGACGGCCCTGCCCAGCCCGTCAAAGCTGCCACCGTCCCCGAGCCGTGGTTCAATCGCAGGGTGCAAAACTGCCTCGGTAACTCCCGCTCCCCTTCTGCCGAGCCCTTTACGTCAGGGCAATCAAAGATACCCCGCTACCGGCCCTGTTCGTTTTTATATCCTGCAATTTTCCAGGGCAAACACACGCTTCAGATCCAGCTAAACGCTGTCACGTCCCCCTGCGGTCACGGCCCTGGCAGCGGTGGCAATCAGCCACGAGGCGGGAACGTGACTGTGCGGAGGGCCCAGCTTGTCACTCAGGATTTCCTTTAACTGCCAGGCTATTAAGGGCTAATGGTGCGTGTTGCAATTAAGAGCACTTTGCCTCACTTACATACACACACCGTTAACCAGCCTGCGTGGAAACACTGCGGCATAACGGGGGGACGAACGTAGCTCGGACCGCGGCCGGGAGCCCTGCGGTCactcgcccgcccgccggcccaCGTCACACGGATGCTTCAGACGGCCTCGTGCCCAGGTGCAACAGGGCGAAGAGCTGCGGTCGTGGCCCGCGGCGAGAAGCAAAGGATTTCGGGCAGCAGAGATGAAGTCGCAGGCTTTCCTCGCCGGGCAGCTTGAGCAGTGAGGTGGT from Rhea pennata isolate bPtePen1 chromosome 11, bPtePen1.pri, whole genome shotgun sequence carries:
- the LOC134145476 gene encoding relaxin receptor 1-like produces the protein MKLLLSLLPSLFYAATKPAPLRPRPDGRACPLGQFPCGNLSACLPQALHCNGVEDCGNGADEENCVDDSGWLQILGDMLAARSSRATADAEAGACRLELVPERCRCWGSTVDCTARDLGAVPLASSNVTKMDLKKNKICFLRDNQFSTYKSLEKLFLQNNKIQSISPKAFAGLFHLKMLFLSHNRIAQLKPRVFEDLGRLEWLMLDNNRIAQVAPAAFAGLRSLYFLYMLNNSLTRMPSASLCAEVPKLSWLELEGNGIRAVRRAAFQECRHFTVLILRRNKIRWIQDRTFSKLNRLVELDLSANSLGELPPSLFQGLVGLQQLNISYNPLKQIFPGQFESLPQLRSLSLEGLEIPNIHNVTLQKLTNLSHIYFKKFQYCSYVPHVRSCKPNTDGISSFENLLANIILRVFVWVIACITCFGNLFVICMRSFVITENSQHTMAIKSLCCADCLMGVYLFVIGAFDLKYSGEYNKHAQVWMASLQCQLVGSLAMLSSEVSVLLLAYVTLEKYFSIVFPFSHYRAGKKQTISMLVMIWLLGFSLSIIPLWCKDSFGNYYGRNGVCFPLQSDASERPSARGYSTGIYLGLNLVAFITIVFAYTSMFYSIHITASKTAERSVCSREVAIAKRFFFIVFTDALCWIPIFLLKLLSLLQVEIPGTITSWVVIFILPINSALNPILYTITTTSFQEKIKGRLQTKQLVLQESRKSFTLVMTQASSA